TATTGAAAGGATTTTTGATGGTGAAGAATTATAATATAGAGCAATTGGAAATAGAGGGAGTTTTAAATAAAGAAAAGTATTTTTCAATAATTGAATCACTTTTATTTGTAAGTGGTGAACCCATGAAAGTAAAAAATATATCTGAAATAATTGAATGCGATTTACACTACACTAAAAAGTTGTTAAAAGAAATGATTTATAATTATGAAAATAATGTAAGGGGAATAAAACTCATTTCTATAAATGATAACTATCAATTGGTTACAAAACCTGACAATAGTTCCTATATTCAAAAACTTTTAAAGACCAATACAAGACAGTCTCTATCTCAAGCATCTCTAGAAGCATTGGCTATTATTGCTTATAAACAACCAGTAACAAGAATAGATATAGATGAAATTAGAGGAGTAAAGTCGGATAGAGCTATCAGTAGTTTACAGGAAAAAAATTTAATTAAAGAATGTGGAAGATTAGATGCACCAGGAAGGCCTATATTATATGGAACTACTGAAGAATTCTTAAGATATTTTGAGTTGTCAAATCTACAAGAACTTCCTAAAATAGAAGAGTTTGTTGAAAGCTTTAAAGATATTATAGAAGAGGATGAAGATTAAATAAAAAGGTATATCCAACCTTATATTGATAAAAGATAATATTCAATTTAGTAATTAAATATTAATAAGCATAGATAAGAGAGATACGCTGACATAAAAATATTAAATTTATATTTAAAGTTTAATATTTATAAAATGAGATGAATTATATATTTTTTAATCTAGCAAGTAATTCATAGATATATTGTTAGGTAATAATATTTTGCTTTATATATAATTATAAATGCTGTATAGAATTACTTGCTATCATTTTATTTAATGTCAGTTTCATCTTTTTCTATAGAATTATTTTTAGATTTCAACGCTTCATTTTTATTCTCTTTATGCTTCCCTATATTGTCTTTTATCAGATCAATTATTTGAGGTATAGTATCTACCATCTTATCATAAGTATTTTGAGAATCTAAGGATAAGAGTCTTACCGTATTTTCTTTAAGAACCAGAAAGGCTACAGGTTTTACAGATACACCAGCACCAGAACCTCCTCCAAAGGGAAATTTATCTGAAGGGCTATCTTTAGTAATATTATCAGAAAATTCAGTACCGCCTGAGGCGAAGCCAAAGGAAACTTTAGATATAGGTAATATTAAAGTTCCATCTTTGGCTTCTACAGGGTCACCCACAATTGTATTAACATCAATCATATCTCTTAAATTTTCCATAGTATTTGTCATTAAATTTTCAATAGAATGATTTTCCAATTACAATTCCTCCTTAGGATGTAAAATTTTTGTGTTTTTAAGCTTTTTATTATTTAAAAAGACTAATAGGATTAATATGACTATATATATAGTATTTACTATACTTATTCTTAATATACTTTTTAAGCATAAATCTATTTTTGATGATTTGAAATTAGGTATAATGGAGAAAGTATATTTTTTTATATGAAAAAATTTACCTATGGAAAAATATAAAATAGGTGAAAGAGAATTTAAAAATCCAAAGCATATTGCAGTTTTAGCCGCATCTTCAAAACCAAAATTCAAGTAAAGATTGAAAATCAATCTAGGTTTTAAAGGATTATTTTTAAGCTTTATAGCTACATTTTTAATTAAGGGATAAAAATCTTTTAATATTTGGAAATAATCTTTACTTCTTATATCATGTTTTATATTTTTAGTTACTCTTTTCTTAAAACTTATCTCTTTTTCGTATATGTATATATGTAAGTTGTTATTATAATAGTGTAATTTAAAAGGGATTGGTATTGGAAAAAGTGTTATTATAAAAATAATTAGGATTATAATGATAATGTGCATAGTAACTCCTTGTGATTCAATAATATTATTACATATTATAACCATATTCACCAATTTTAATAAGATATTTAAATTTATTGAATATTAGATGAAAAGTTTTAAGTGAATTTATTATAAATGGTGAAAAAATAGAATTATGGTAAAGTATTCATTTAAAATTTTTTATTTAATTTACATAATTTAAATTATGTAAATTAAATAAAAATGTAAACCAAAGCATAGATTTTAATTTTATACAAATAATAATAAAGCATCAATTTAATTATCATAAAATCACAATATTATTAGAATAACGAAACACAATAATTAAACACATAACTATGAAATAATATATTAGCTAACATTAAAACTAAAGCATATAAAATATTTATGATTACTATGTAGTTAAATGGTTATGAGAAGAATAATATAATATTTTGCAAATAAGAAAATTATAAGAAGGTGTAGAGATGAAAATTGTAAGAACTAATAAGATAATAATTTTATTAATTTGTTTTTGTTTAATAAATATGTTTACTTATAATGTAAAAGCGCAGAACTTAAATGTAGATGCAAAAGCAGCAATTGCATTAGATAGTAAATCTAAATTAGTTCTATATGAAAAAAATTCAGATATGATTCTTCCTATGGCAAGTACCACTAAAATTATGACTGCCCTTGTTACAATAAAATATGGCGATTTGGATAAAAAAATTACTATATCTAAAGCATCTGCTAGTGTAAGAGGATCTACTGTTGGATATAAAGAAGGAGAAGTAATAACGGAGAGAGAGTTACTATATGGTCTTATGTTCCGTTCAGGTAATGATGCGGCTATTGCCTTAGCAGAGGGTGTAGGTGGAAGTGTAGAACAATTTTTAAAATTAATGAATGAATACGCTGTTGAAATTGGAGCTTTTAATTCACATTTTGAATCTCCTCACGGCTTAGATAGCGAAAATCATTATTGTACTGCTTACGATTTGGCACTGATAACTGCAAAAGCTAAAGAAAATAAAATATTTAATGATATAGTAGGATGTAAAGATGTTACTGATGAAGAAATGAATTTTACAAGAAGTTATCACAATATAAATAAAATACTATATCAAATTCCCGGGGCAAATGGTGTTAAAACCGGATATACAGGGAATGCCGGTAAATGTTTGGTTACATCTGTAGATATGGATGGTCATGATGTTATATTTGTAGTACTTAATTGCACTCCTAGATGGAAGGAAACTGGCAAAATATACAAGTATGTTAAAGATAATTATTCTTATAAAAAGCTTTGCTCAGTAAATGATAATATTCCAAAAGCGGCAATAAATAAAAAAGATAATGTTAAATTGTCATTAAAAGAAGATATAGTGCTGCCTTGTGAAAATAATAAAAATTATACTACAAAATATGTAATACCTAAAATTTCTCTTAAAAAAATAAATAAAGGTGATGAATTTGGAAAGGTGCAAGTGTATAAAGAAGACAAATTACTTTATTCTGAACCTTTAATAGTAAATAATAATATTAAAGAAAAAAGCTCTATAATAGACAAATTCTTTAAAGGTATAAAGAAAAATTAGATTTTAACAGCTGTGTAAAACTACAAAAGCCGTCTCACAATCTGTACAATGTGAGACAGTCTTTTGTATTAAAATTTAAACTAATTTTTGATTAAATATATCTGTAAGATTTAATTTTTCTACTTTTCGTTTTATTTCATCTGAATCTATGGTATATAGATTTAGTTCCTGCATTCGTTTGAAATAGTCAGAACCTGCAAAGGTATAACGCTTTCTGCGGCCGTCTTTTTCCAGCATTTTATAATTAGCAAAAGCTAAAAAGTCGCCAGAAGCTAGATCTCTTGGCAAGATTAAAGAAGGAATTCCAAGGACGCTTCTTACAGCATTATGACCAGCTAGAGAACCAGTTAATATAGCTTCAGTATGACCAACAAACAGTCCTCCTTTTTCACCACCGCAAAATAGGTTATCTATTCCTTTTACTTTCATATCATCATTTCTTGGTGCAACAGATAGATATCGCACAGAATTTCCTTTCCCTCCTGCATATGGATCTACAAATTTGACATTTTCAAGTCCATGAATTTTTCTGAGCTTTTCTAGAGGATAGAAGGTTGTCATAAGTTTTGCATGACCAGTATCCAAAAGTATAATATTCTCGGCAAATTCTTTTAATGCATATTGCTGGCAGACTTTTATTTTAAGTTTATCAAGATTTACATCTTCTGGTGGTATTTTTAATATAACAACACCTTTTTCATCTAGTTCTTTAACTATAAAATCGCTTAGTGATTCTTTTGCAAGTTTACAGGAACCACTGAAGGCACCTAAGTTGCCATCTTCTCTTTCACCTTGAAGATCGTCTACGCCTGCTCTGCTGCTTATACTTACCCTTGGTCCAAAGGCAGGGCATCTGAGTATGCACATGGAACAGCCATTACCATATTTTAAGCAATTGCCCATAGGACCTGTAGAGCCCGTAGTTTCTATAAATACATCACCTTTTACATAGGTACCGTCAGCAAGATATATTCCTTCTATTTTGTTATTAATTTTTTTTACGTCTATAACTCTGCTTATTAAATTAATTGATATATTTAACTCTTTTAAATAATTTCGCACATGGGATTCTATTTTATTTACATCATAAAGCCAAGCATGTTTATGACCTGGAAAATCAATATTTTTATGCCTTGTATTTTTATCTGTTATGTTTATCAAATCACCTGCACCTAAGGCAAGTAATTCTTCAGCGGCTGTATATCGACCGTTATTTCGCATTATACCTCCAACATTTCCAAGACCTAATAATAAGTCG
This genomic window from Clostridium pasteurianum DSM 525 = ATCC 6013 contains:
- the scpB gene encoding SMC-Scp complex subunit ScpB; translation: MKNYNIEQLEIEGVLNKEKYFSIIESLLFVSGEPMKVKNISEIIECDLHYTKKLLKEMIYNYENNVRGIKLISINDNYQLVTKPDNSSYIQKLLKTNTRQSLSQASLEALAIIAYKQPVTRIDIDEIRGVKSDRAISSLQEKNLIKECGRLDAPGRPILYGTTEEFLRYFELSNLQELPKIEEFVESFKDIIEEDED
- the ytfJ gene encoding GerW family sporulation protein, whose protein sequence is MENHSIENLMTNTMENLRDMIDVNTIVGDPVEAKDGTLILPISKVSFGFASGGTEFSDNITKDSPSDKFPFGGGSGAGVSVKPVAFLVLKENTVRLLSLDSQNTYDKMVDTIPQIIDLIKDNIGKHKENKNEALKSKNNSIEKDETDIK
- a CDS encoding DUF2953 domain-containing protein; this encodes MHIIIIILIIFIITLFPIPIPFKLHYYNNNLHIYIYEKEISFKKRVTKNIKHDIRSKDYFQILKDFYPLIKNVAIKLKNNPLKPRLIFNLYLNFGFEDAAKTAICFGFLNSLSPILYFSIGKFFHIKKYTFSIIPNFKSSKIDLCLKSILRISIVNTIYIVILILLVFLNNKKLKNTKILHPKEEL
- a CDS encoding D-alanyl-D-alanine carboxypeptidase family protein — its product is MKIVRTNKIIILLICFCLINMFTYNVKAQNLNVDAKAAIALDSKSKLVLYEKNSDMILPMASTTKIMTALVTIKYGDLDKKITISKASASVRGSTVGYKEGEVITERELLYGLMFRSGNDAAIALAEGVGGSVEQFLKLMNEYAVEIGAFNSHFESPHGLDSENHYCTAYDLALITAKAKENKIFNDIVGCKDVTDEEMNFTRSYHNINKILYQIPGANGVKTGYTGNAGKCLVTSVDMDGHDVIFVVLNCTPRWKETGKIYKYVKDNYSYKKLCSVNDNIPKAAINKKDNVKLSLKEDIVLPCENNKNYTTKYVIPKISLKKINKGDEFGKVQVYKEDKLLYSEPLIVNNNIKEKSSIIDKFFKGIKKN
- a CDS encoding FAD-dependent oxidoreductase, with the translated sequence MKVVIIGGGWSGCAAAITAKKSGAEVELYEKTDLLLGLGNVGGIMRNNGRYTAAEELLALGAGDLINITDKNTRHKNIDFPGHKHAWLYDVNKIESHVRNYLKELNISINLISRVIDVKKINNKIEGIYLADGTYVKGDVFIETTGSTGPMGNCLKYGNGCSMCILRCPAFGPRVSISSRAGVDDLQGEREDGNLGAFSGSCKLAKESLSDFIVKELDEKGVVILKIPPEDVNLDKLKIKVCQQYALKEFAENIILLDTGHAKLMTTFYPLEKLRKIHGLENVKFVDPYAGGKGNSVRYLSVAPRNDDMKVKGIDNLFCGGEKGGLFVGHTEAILTGSLAGHNAVRSVLGIPSLILPRDLASGDFLAFANYKMLEKDGRRKRYTFAGSDYFKRMQELNLYTIDSDEIKRKVEKLNLTDIFNQKLV